A genomic segment from Juglans regia cultivar Chandler chromosome 14, Walnut 2.0, whole genome shotgun sequence encodes:
- the LOC108995586 gene encoding aluminum-activated malate transporter 2-like — protein MSPTNQGHEERLITRKWRWLKAFPERLKAKACEVSANTKKIAQDDPRRVIHSAKVGLALTLVSLFYYYQPLYDNFGFSAMWAVMTVVVVFEYSVGATLGKCLNRGLATLAAGALGVGAHHLASLSGHIGEPILLGFFVFLQAVTSTFTRFFPKIKARYDYGLLIFILTFSLISVSGFRDDEIIELANKRLSTIIIGGLACVIITIFVCPVWAGEDLHNLIAVNVERLGNFLEGFGDEYFNTTADGESTDGKSCQGEYKNVLSSKNTEESLANFARWEPRHGHFRFRHPWIQYLRIGTLTRECAYRIDALSGYINSDVQVTLEIRSKIQDACTKMSSECGKALKEVASAIRTISKPSSADRHVSNSKTAAKNLESILRSGLWENAELLAVIPAATVASLLFDVVKCTEKIVDSVHELASMAHFKTVDRTVSPEKEEIPHHDIEQLKPVPKIDSPHVVITVNGSTSAAFPENGTTPPPILLNNKQTAIM, from the exons ATGAGTCCTACAAACCAAGGTCATGAAGAAAGACTTATCACCCGCAAGTGGCGGTGGCTCAAGGCTTTTCCTGAGAGGTTGAAAGCCAAGGCGTGTGAAGTTTCAGCAAACACGAAAAAGATTGCCCAAGACGATCCTAGAAGAGTTATTCATTCGGCAAAAGTAGGACTCGCACTCACCTTGGTTTCATTGTTCTACTATTATCAACCGCTGTATGACAATTTTGGTTTCTCTGCAATGTGGGCTGTAATGACTGTGGTTGTCGTCTTTGAATACTCTGTAG GAGCCACGCTTGGAAAGTGTTTGAACAGGGGATTGGCAACCTTAGCAGCTGGTGCTTTGGGTGTTGGAGCTCACCACCTAGCTAGCCTATCTGGGCACATAGGCGAGCCCATTTTACTTGGGTTCTTTGTCTTTCTGCAAG CTGTTACGTCTACATTCACAAGGTTCTTCCCCAAAATCAAGGCCAGATATGATTATGGGCTGCTGATTTTTATATTGACATTCTCACTGATATCTGTATCCGGTTTCCGCGATGATGAGATAATAGAATTGGCGAACAAAAGGCTATCCACCATTATCATTGGTGGGCTTGCCTGTGTGATCATAACCATTTTTGTTTGCCCTGTATGGGCCGGTGAAGATCTTCACAATCTGATTGCTGTCAACGTGGAGAGGCTTGGTAACTTCTTAGAAG GATTTGGAGATGAATACTTCAATACAACAGCGGATGGAGAGTCTACTGACGGCAAGTCGTGTCAGGGTGAATACAAGAATGTTCTCAGTTCAAAAAATACTGAAGAATCCTTG GCTAATTTTGCGAGATGGGAGCCTCGTCATGGCCACTTCCGGTTCCGCCATCCATGGATACAATACCTCAGAATTGGAACCCTAACTCGCGAATGCGCCTACAGAATAGATGCGCTCAGCGGCTACATCAACTCCGACGTTCAA GTTACACTTGAAATTCGTAGTAAAATCCAGGATGCATGCACGAAAATGAGCTCGGAATGTGGCAAGGCACTGAAAGAAGTAGCTTCTGCAATTCGGACAATCAGTAAACCATCTTCAGCCGACCGCCATGTTTCAAACTCGAAAACAGCTGCCAAGAATCTCGAGTCAATACTCAGATCAGGCTTATGGGAAAATGCTGAGCTCTTAGCAGTGATACCAGCTGCCACGGTGGCTTCTCTACTCTTCGATGTTGTCAAGTGCACTGAGAAAATCGTTGATTCTGTTCATGAGCTCGCATCCATGGCACATTTTAAGACTGTAGATCGTACTGTATCCCCAGAAAAGGAAGAAATACCACATCATGATATTGAACAACTTAAACCAGTTCCCAAGATTGATAGCCCTCATGTTGTTATAACAGTTAATGGGTCAACTAGTGCAGctttcccagaaaatggcaCTACTCCGCCACCAATACTACTGAATAACAAACAAACGGCAATAATGTAA